The uncultured Methanobrevibacter sp. DNA segment TTTACTGCAGAAGGCCTGATTGAAGAGTTTAAAAAACGTGAAATTACCGGTAAAATCATCGGAATTCCAAGAACTGCATCTGCAAGGCCAATACTTCCAGAAGAGCTTGAAAAACTTGGAAATAAAATTATTTTAGCTGAAGCATACAAATCATTATTCCCAATGGACGAACAGGCAATAACTGAACTTTTTTCAAAAATTGAAAACAAGGAAATTGATGCAATAACTTTTACCAGTCCCCTGACTGTTGAAAACTTCTTCCAGATAGCTGAAGATAAGGAAAAGTTAAGCAAAATGTTAAACGATAATCTTTTAACAGTCTGTATCGGCCCAATTACAGCAAAAGTCCTTGACAAATATGGTGTTACCTACATTTACCCAGACACTTATACTGTTCCTGATATGATGGAACTATTATTCAAGACATGGAGAGAGGAAAATGAATGAGAAAATAAGCATTATCTTACCTATATTCAATGTTGGACCTCACTTAAAAGGAGGTATTGACTCTCTTATTAATCAGACAATTG contains these protein-coding regions:
- a CDS encoding uroporphyrinogen-III synthase → MSKPVVAITRPKDRAKKACEIVENLGGSAVLAPTLDLEPVNTESLKYLVSKKDELDWIIFTSPTTIVSLNKFYPDFIKTLNCKLAVIGNKTGKLAEKNGLTVDLMPQDFTAEGLIEEFKKREITGKIIGIPRTASARPILPEELEKLGNKIILAEAYKSLFPMDEQAITELFSKIENKEIDAITFTSPLTVENFFQIAEDKEKLSKMLNDNLLTVCIGPITAKVLDKYGVTYIYPDTYTVPDMMELLFKTWREENE